Below is a window of Paludisphaera borealis DNA.
GGACGCCATGAAGCCCGACACCGCCAAAATACTCGAAGGCATCGTCACGGCATGCTTCTTCGGCACATGGGTCGTCCTCGGGATCGGCGGGTTCCTCGTCTTCTATCTCGGGAGGGACGTCGCCTTCAAGCGGAAATGGTTCCCCCGATATATCCTCCTCGTAGGCGTCCTGTTCGTCCTGTTCTCGACCACGCTCATGGTCCTTTCTTCCCGCTCGCTCGGGGCCCTGGGAATGCTGGTCTTCGTCATTCCAGCCACAGCACTCATTTCCTATCTGAATATCAAGTTCACGTATTTCTGCAATCAA
It encodes the following:
- a CDS encoding zinc ribbon domain-containing protein, whose translation is MKPDTAKILEGIVTACFFGTWVVLGIGGFLVFYLGRDVAFKRKWFPRYILLVGVLFVLFSTTLMVLSSRSLGALGMLVFVIPATALISYLNIKFTYFCNQCGATLHNQNWLNPMRFCSKCGAELDAKPKLRDDLLE